One Halichoerus grypus chromosome 1, mHalGry1.hap1.1, whole genome shotgun sequence genomic region harbors:
- the ARMC6 gene encoding armadillo repeat-containing protein 6: MEMASKRITQETFDAAVRENIEEFEMGSEDAIKEAVEQFESQGVDLSNIIKLAPRASADGSQEPTHDILQALDDLQESVARSRPQEVSAHLARFFEQCKQHEACRFLAAQKGAYPILFAAWRLAIASDQGLLLQALNALSALTDGQPDLLDTQGLQLLVVTLAQNADAADLTCSGIRCVCHASLKHEQNRQSLVKAGVLPLLTGAITRHGHCADVVTEACWALRVMTFDDDIRVPFGHAHDHAKMIVQENGGLKVLIEATKAFSDNPSVLSELCSTLSRLAVRNEFCQEVVDLGGLGVLVALLATCSDHQDLVKEVLSALRAIAGNDDVKDAIIRAGGTESIVAAMTQHLASPQVCEQSCAALCVLALRKPENSRVIMEGGGALVALQAMKAHPREARVQKQACMLIRNLVARSQAFSQSILDLGAEALILRARATHRDCEDVAKAALRDLGCRVELRELWTGQKGNLAP, from the exons ATGGAAATGGCCTCCAAGCGTATCACCCAGGAGACTTTCGATGCAGCCGTTCGTGAAAACATTGAAGAGTTCGAGATGGGGTCAGAGGACGCAATAAAAGAGGCCGTGGAACAGTTTGAATCACAAG GGGTTGATCTGAGCAACATTATAAAGCTGGCAcccagagcctctgcagatgGATCCCAGGAGCCTACACACGACATCCTACAG GCCCTGGATGACCTGCAGGAGTCCGTGGCCCGCTCTCGCCCCCAGGAGGTGTCCGCGCACCTTGCCCGCTTTTTTGAGCAGTGCAAGCAGCACGAGGCTTGCCGCTTCCTGGCAGCCCAGAAGGGGGCCTACCCCATCCTTTTCGCCGCCTGGAGGCTTGCTATAGCAAGTGACCAGGGCCTCCTGCTCCAGGCCCTCAACGCCCTGTCAGCCCTGACCGATGGCCAGCCCGATCTCCTAGACACCCAGGGCCTGCAGCTGCTGGTGGTCACACTGGCCCAGAATGCTGACGCGGCCGATCTGACCTGTTCTGGGATCCGCTGTGTGTGCCATGCCAGCCTAAAGCACGAGCAGAATCGGCAGAGCCTGGTGAAGGCCGGTGTGCTGCCCCTGCTGACCGGTGCCATCACCCGGCATGGTCACTGTGCCGACGTGGTCACGGAGGCCTGCTGGGCCCTCCGAGTCATGACCTTCGACGATGATATCCGTGTGCCCTTTGGCCATGCCCACGACCATGCCAAGATGATTGTGCAGGAGAATGGAGGCTTGAAGGTGCTCATTGAGGCCACCAAAG CATTCTCTGACAACCCCAGTGTCCTGAGTGAGCTCTGCAGCACCCTATCCCGCCTGGCCGTCCGCAACGAGTTCTGCCAGGAAGTTGTCGACCTTGGGGGCCTCGGTGTCCTGGTGGCCCTACTGGCCACCTGCAGTGACCACCAG GACCTTGTGAAGGAAGTGTTGAGTGCCCTGCGGGCCATCGCAGGCAACGATGATGTGAAGGACGCCATTATCCGTGCTGGCGGGACAGAGTCCATCGTAGCCGCCATGACCCAGCACCTGGCCAGCCCCCAG GTCTGCGAGCAGAGCTGTGCGGCCCTGTGTGTCCTAGCCCTGCGAAAGCCAGAGAACAGCCGGGTCATCATGGAGGGCGGCGGGGCCCTGGTCGCACTGCAGGCCATGAAGGCGCACCCGCGAGAGGCTAGAGTGCAG AAACAGGCCTGCATGCTGATCCGTAACCTGGTGGCCCGCAGCCAGGCCTTCTCACAGTCCATCCTGGACCTGGGGGCTGAGGCACTCATCTTGCGGGCCCGTGCCACCCACCGTGACTGCGAGGACGTGGCCAAGGCTGCCCTGCGGGACCTTGGCTGCCGTGTCGAGCTGCGAGAGCTGTGGACTGGCCAGAAGGGCAACCTGGCGCCGTGA